One Bacteroidota bacterium genomic window carries:
- a CDS encoding YceI family protein, translating into MRKLAFVAALVLMTTFAFGQKKYFTRTGNISFFSDATLEDITANNHQVTALINTADGKLAYKVPIKGFEFEKALMQEHFNENYMESDKYAEASFDGAIEDLKKVDFTKSGTYKVTVKGKLTMHGVTKDVSMPGEVIVDATNNKVTTKCTFKVALKDYNIKNDKVGKIADEIEIRVNVEMTEKK; encoded by the coding sequence ATGAGAAAATTAGCATTTGTAGCTGCATTAGTGTTGATGACAACCTTTGCATTTGGTCAGAAAAAGTATTTTACCCGCACCGGTAATATTTCTTTCTTTTCTGATGCTACATTAGAGGACATCACTGCCAACAACCATCAGGTTACCGCCTTGATTAACACTGCCGATGGTAAATTGGCCTACAAAGTGCCCATTAAAGGCTTTGAATTTGAGAAAGCATTGATGCAAGAGCACTTTAACGAGAACTACATGGAGTCTGACAAGTATGCGGAGGCTTCATTTGATGGTGCGATTGAAGATTTGAAAAAAGTAGATTTTACTAAATCAGGCACTTATAAAGTAACTGTTAAAGGTAAACTTACTATGCACGGTGTAACCAAAGATGTATCAATGCCCGGCGAAGTGATTGTTGATGCAACTAACAACAAAGTAACTACCAAGTGTACTTTTAAAGTAGCGTTGAAAGACTACAACATTAAAAACGATAAGGTAGGAAAGATTGCTGACGAGATTGAAATACGTGTGAACGTTGAGATGACCGAGAAAAAATAA
- a CDS encoding DUF2062 domain-containing protein, translated as MKLLLLSAIVRTPKKKRRKVTRKALWRLTRRSLINSNESPKTRAFSVAIAGFLAFVPLYGLQTILGILVAFALRLNKVLVIVLINVITPYPLVPIIMYLSFKIGGIFMEHPAQIDAGQSFSWQLLKNNLVQYLSGGLILAVAMALVLGFVSYPLFVFLHRKRLRGLSINKK; from the coding sequence ATTAAACTACTTTTGTTATCGGCAATAGTGAGAACACCCAAAAAAAAGCGTAGAAAAGTAACCCGCAAAGCATTGTGGCGGCTTACCCGTCGGTCTTTAATCAACTCAAACGAATCGCCCAAAACACGGGCTTTTAGTGTTGCCATTGCCGGCTTCTTAGCTTTTGTGCCATTATACGGCTTACAAACCATTTTAGGCATTCTGGTAGCTTTTGCCCTTAGGCTTAATAAAGTATTAGTGATTGTGCTGATTAACGTAATCACCCCCTACCCGTTAGTTCCTATTATTATGTACCTGAGTTTTAAAATCGGCGGGATATTTATGGAGCACCCCGCCCAAATTGATGCCGGACAAAGTTTTTCGTGGCAATTATTAAAAAACAACTTAGTGCAATACCTGAGCGGTGGGCTCATTTTGGCTGTTGCAATGGCCTTGGTATTGGGTTTTGTTTCGTACCCTCTTTTTGTGTTTTTGCATAGAAAAAGGCTTCGAGGTCTTTCTATCAATAAAAAATAA
- the tatC gene encoding twin-arginine translocase subunit TatC, with protein MALDQEFDDEPVKEMTFFEHVDELRKYIIRALAGVVLFSIFGLAFPHILFDEIIFGPTHLDFWTYRKMCELSYLVNNDDTLCLKAIEYAIFSPSITSQFTQYFMVSIIAGVVMAFPWILYQLWLFIRPALSDKEIKYAKQMVGYGSFLFFLGISFGYFILTPISLNFLGNFKLMDNIQNQFTVDSYISFVTMLTLATGIIFELPIIIYFLSKIGLVTAAYLRKYRRYAILIVVIVAAVLTPPDVTSQVLMSIPLVILYEIGIMIAARVEKRKAAQTTAEITKR; from the coding sequence ATGGCTTTAGACCAAGAGTTTGATGATGAACCCGTGAAGGAAATGACTTTTTTTGAACACGTTGACGAACTGAGAAAGTACATTATCAGAGCGTTGGCGGGTGTGGTGCTGTTTTCTATTTTCGGGTTGGCTTTTCCCCATATTCTGTTCGACGAAATAATTTTCGGGCCTACTCATCTTGATTTTTGGACGTACCGCAAGATGTGCGAACTGTCGTACCTTGTAAATAATGATGATACTTTGTGTCTTAAGGCCATAGAGTATGCCATCTTCAGTCCTTCTATCACATCACAGTTTACCCAATATTTCATGGTATCAATCATTGCAGGGGTGGTAATGGCCTTTCCTTGGATTTTGTACCAATTGTGGCTGTTTATCAGGCCCGCACTTAGTGATAAAGAGATAAAGTATGCCAAGCAAATGGTGGGTTACGGCAGCTTTTTGTTCTTTTTGGGTATTTCGTTCGGGTACTTTATCCTTACGCCAATATCGCTTAACTTTTTGGGTAATTTCAAACTGATGGACAACATCCAAAACCAATTTACGGTGGATTCTTACATCAGCTTTGTAACTATGCTAACCCTTGCCACAGGCATAATATTTGAGTTGCCGATAATTATTTACTTCCTGTCTAAAATAGGATTGGTAACGGCTGCTTACCTGCGCAAATACCGCCGCTATGCCATACTTATTGTGGTGATTGTAGCCGCAGTGCTAACCCCGCCCGATGTAACCAGCCAAGTATTGATGAGTATACCGCTGGTAATACTTTACGAAATTGGGATAATGATTGCTGCACGCGTTGAAAAACGCAAAGCAGCCCAAACAACCGCTGAAATTACAAAACGATAA
- the rpiB gene encoding ribose 5-phosphate isomerase B, producing the protein MKIAMAGDHAGYELKALLRTRLEAAGHEVHDFGPFGPESVDYPDFVHPLAKSVVAKEAELGILICGSGNGVCMTANKYADIRAALCWEPELGALARQHNNANVLCIPARFVSVEKAFAIADSFLSAQFEGGRHQNRVDKIAIK; encoded by the coding sequence ATGAAAATAGCAATGGCAGGCGACCACGCCGGATATGAATTAAAAGCCCTATTGAGAACCCGTTTGGAAGCAGCAGGGCACGAGGTGCATGACTTTGGTCCTTTTGGTCCTGAGTCGGTAGATTACCCTGATTTTGTTCATCCATTGGCAAAATCGGTAGTGGCAAAAGAAGCCGAGCTGGGTATATTGATTTGCGGCAGCGGTAATGGTGTTTGTATGACTGCTAACAAATACGCAGATATTCGTGCAGCGCTGTGCTGGGAACCGGAGTTGGGTGCTTTAGCACGTCAACACAACAATGCTAACGTATTGTGCATACCCGCACGTTTTGTAAGTGTTGAGAAAGCATTTGCCATTGCAGATAGTTTCCTTTCGGCACAGTTTGAAGGTGGTCGTCACCAAAACAGGGTAGATAAAATTGCCATTAAATAA
- a CDS encoding 3-hydroxybutyryl-CoA dehydrogenase: protein MAIKKVAVIGAGTMGAGIAQVCAQSGYDTVLYDINTEMVAKAEKGVIKNLDGAIERGKLTTAEKDATLARMLFTGDFEALKADLVIEAIVERLDVKVGLFEKLAAQNPAETILATNTSTIPITQIAAKIANPERVVGIHFFNPAHIMKLVEVIAGAQTSDEVAEQSKAFVLSVGKTPIMAKDAPGFIVNRVARHFYVEGLKVAEENVAPLETIDALCEASGFKMGPFRLMDLIGVDTNFSVTSSMYQLFHYDPKFRPSRIQQQKVDAGHHGRKTGKGFYSY, encoded by the coding sequence ATGGCAATTAAAAAGGTAGCAGTAATAGGCGCAGGCACTATGGGTGCCGGTATAGCACAAGTTTGCGCACAAAGCGGGTACGACACGGTTTTGTATGATATAAATACAGAAATGGTGGCTAAAGCTGAAAAGGGTGTTATTAAAAACCTTGACGGTGCCATTGAGCGTGGAAAACTGACAACTGCTGAGAAAGACGCTACCCTTGCAAGGATGCTTTTTACGGGAGACTTTGAGGCACTAAAAGCTGACTTGGTAATTGAAGCCATTGTGGAACGCTTGGACGTGAAGGTGGGATTGTTTGAAAAACTTGCCGCCCAAAACCCTGCCGAAACTATTTTGGCTACCAATACATCTACCATACCTATTACACAAATAGCAGCTAAAATTGCTAATCCTGAAAGGGTAGTGGGCATTCACTTTTTTAACCCTGCCCACATAATGAAACTGGTGGAGGTAATTGCAGGTGCGCAAACCTCTGATGAAGTGGCCGAGCAATCAAAAGCATTTGTGTTAAGTGTGGGTAAAACCCCTATTATGGCAAAAGATGCACCCGGTTTTATTGTAAACCGTGTTGCGCGCCATTTTTATGTAGAAGGCTTGAAAGTAGCCGAAGAAAACGTGGCACCGCTTGAAACTATTGATGCGTTGTGTGAAGCCAGTGGTTTTAAAATGGGCCCTTTCCGTTTGATGGATTTAATAGGAGTGGATACCAACTTCTCGGTTACTTCGTCGATGTACCAATTATTTCATTACGACCCGAAATTCCGCCCCAGCCGCATACAGCAGCAAAAGGTGGATGCAGGGCATCACGGGCGTAAAACCGGCAAAGGGTTTTATAGCTATTAA
- a CDS encoding 2,3-bisphosphoglycerate-dependent phosphoglycerate mutase, with amino-acid sequence MSELVIIRHGQSQWNLENRFTGWVDVELTPKGQEEARNAGEMLKGHKFDAAFTSGLKRAQNTLATILEVTGQTEIPVTKHEALNERMYGDLQGLDKAETAKKYGDEQVHIWRRSFDIAPPNGESLKDTAERVLPYYQATIEPLLKQGKKIIISAHGNSLRALIMYLENLTPEQILQKELGTARPIIYQLDENAKVVQAQAM; translated from the coding sequence ATGTCAGAATTAGTTATCATACGCCACGGCCAATCGCAGTGGAACCTCGAAAACCGTTTTACAGGATGGGTAGATGTTGAACTTACTCCTAAAGGACAAGAAGAAGCCCGCAATGCAGGTGAAATGCTGAAAGGCCACAAATTTGATGCAGCTTTTACATCAGGGTTGAAACGTGCCCAAAACACCTTGGCGACCATTTTAGAAGTAACCGGACAAACCGAAATACCCGTTACTAAACACGAAGCGTTGAACGAGCGTATGTATGGCGATTTGCAAGGACTTGATAAAGCGGAAACCGCTAAAAAATACGGTGATGAGCAGGTACACATTTGGAGGCGTAGTTTTGATATTGCCCCTCCCAACGGTGAAAGTTTGAAGGATACCGCAGAGCGCGTATTGCCTTACTACCAAGCAACCATTGAGCCTTTGTTGAAACAAGGTAAAAAAATTATCATATCAGCGCACGGAAATAGCTTGCGTGCTTTGATTATGTACCTTGAAAACCTCACTCCTGAGCAAATTTTGCAAAAAGAGTTGGGCACTGCCCGCCCCATTATTTACCAGTTAGACGAGAACGCAAAAGTTGTGCAGGCGCAAGCCATGTAA
- a CDS encoding DNA adenine methylase, with translation MKGQLTTPITYYGGKQKMLKHILPLIPQHSLYCEPFLGGGAVFWAKKPSPVEVINDLDGRITNFYKVCQSDFGALRTLILATPHSRQMHREAERALKYPDLYSDLKRAWAFYVQTQQGFGGQLFGGWGYERKTNKSSLKIYNKRSRFIKQFQQRLNLVQIECNDALQVIKSRDTEQSFFYVDPPYFNSDCAHYSGYTIDDYKALLDVLAGLKGKFLLSSYPSDILMEYAKNNGWYMKRFESRVAVTHLTVKMKTEVLVANYPI, from the coding sequence ATGAAAGGACAATTAACAACCCCTATTACCTATTACGGCGGCAAACAAAAGATGTTGAAGCATATACTGCCGCTAATCCCGCAACATTCATTATACTGTGAGCCTTTCTTAGGCGGCGGCGCAGTGTTTTGGGCAAAGAAACCAAGCCCTGTTGAGGTAATAAATGACCTTGATGGTAGGATTACCAACTTTTACAAGGTTTGTCAAAGCGATTTTGGGGCACTTAGGACGCTGATACTTGCTACACCGCATAGCCGTCAAATGCACAGGGAAGCTGAGCGCGCATTGAAATACCCCGACTTATATTCCGATTTGAAGCGTGCTTGGGCTTTTTATGTACAAACGCAGCAGGGTTTTGGCGGTCAGTTATTTGGTGGCTGGGGTTACGAGCGTAAAACCAATAAAAGCAGTTTAAAGATATATAACAAGCGCAGCAGGTTTATCAAACAGTTTCAACAACGTTTAAACCTCGTTCAAATAGAGTGCAATGATGCCCTACAGGTGATAAAAAGCCGTGACACGGAGCAATCGTTCTTTTATGTCGACCCTCCTTATTTTAATTCTGATTGCGCCCATTATTCGGGCTATACAATTGATGACTACAAAGCCCTTTTAGATGTTTTGGCCGGGTTAAAAGGTAAATTCCTGCTATCGAGTTATCCCAGCGATATACTCATGGAATATGCCAAAAATAACGGCTGGTACATGAAGCGTTTTGAAAGCAGGGTTGCTGTAACGCATTTGACAGTAAAGATGAAAACAGAGGTGCTTGTGGCCAATTATCCTATTTAA